The region AGCAGCAGGTACACACGTGGTTGTCGTTGCGGGACAGGGCGTTGCGCCTCGCGGGCTCCTTAAACGGTCTGCCGCCGGGTGCGCGGGTCGCGGTGGCGAGCGAGAACTGCCCGCAGATCGTCGAGCTGATGTTCGGGATCTGGGCGGCGGAATGCGTCTTCGTCCCCATCAACTACAAGCTGCATCCGCGGGAGATGGAGCAGATCGTCGCCGATTCGGGCGCCGCGCTGGTGTTCGCCTCGCCGAAGATCGGCCGCGACCTGGCGCCCCTGGTCTCCGCGCCGGTCGAGTTGATCGGATCGTCGGACTACGAAAACCGCTGTGCCGCAGACCTGTCGCCGGTGCCGCGCAATACCGACCCGGCCGCTCTGGCGTGGCTGTTCTACACCAGCGGGACGACGGGCCGCTCCAAAGGCGCGATGCTGTCGCACCGCAACCTCATGGCGATGACGTTGTCACACCTGGCGGACTTCGACTCACCGGACGAGAACAGCAGTCTGGTCCACGGGGCCCCGATGTCGCACGGCTCGGGACTCTACGTGCCCCCATATGTGTTGCGCGGCGCCCGGCAGGTGGTACCGGCATCGGGCGCGTTCGACCCCGACGAGTTCCTCGACCTGTGCGAGCGGCACCCGGGCTGCAGCGCGTTCCTGGCGCCGACGATGGTGGCGAGACTCGTGCAGACCGGACGGTCGCGGCCGGCGAATCTGACGACGATCGTGTACGGCGGCGGCCCGATGTACGTCGACAGCCTGAAGAAGGCGATGGCAGCGTTCGGGCCGATCTTCGTGCAGCTCTACGGTCAGGGAGAGGCACCGATGACGATCACGGGGCTGCGCCGCGCCGATCACGTCGACGCGCCCGATGCGGTGCTCGGATCGGTCGGGTACGCACGCTCGGGCGTCGACGTCGCCGTGGTCCGCCCGGACGGCAGGCCCGCGGGGATCGACGAGATCGGCGAGATCGTGTGCCG is a window of Mycolicibacterium chubuense NBB4 DNA encoding:
- a CDS encoding acyl-CoA synthetase encodes the protein MNLFSLLDQSAARHGDRGAVYHGEQQVHTWLSLRDRALRLAGSLNGLPPGARVAVASENCPQIVELMFGIWAAECVFVPINYKLHPREMEQIVADSGAALVFASPKIGRDLAPLVSAPVELIGSSDYENRCAADLSPVPRNTDPAALAWLFYTSGTTGRSKGAMLSHRNLMAMTLSHLADFDSPDENSSLVHGAPMSHGSGLYVPPYVLRGARQVVPASGAFDPDEFLDLCERHPGCSAFLAPTMVARLVQTGRSRPANLTTIVYGGGPMYVDSLKKAMAAFGPIFVQLYGQGEAPMTITGLRRADHVDAPDAVLGSVGYARSGVDVAVVRPDGRPAGIDEIGEIVCRGDVVMSGYWQNPSATESTLQDGWLHTGDMGSFDAAGYLTLRDRSKDVVISGGSNIYPREVEEVLLEHPAVVEAGVVGAPDEEWGEVVVAFIVGRVSADDLDAHLLQRIARFKRPKRYEFVDELPKNSYGKVLKRELRSRLI